CGTGATAGGGGACGAAGTGTTCGTGGGCAGCGACACGCAGTTCGTGGCGCCGGTGCGCATAGGCAGGGGGGCGGTCATAGGTGCGGGCTCCACAATAACGCGCAACGTACCCCCAAGCGCCCTCGCGTTGTCGCGCTCGGAGCAGAAGACCGTGAAGGGATATGCGGAAAGAAAGAGGAAATCGCATAAATCCAGAAAGAGGTAAGATTTGATTTGAATGTGCAGGCGATCTATTATACGACTTGCCGCCGGAGGCGACGATGTGTGGAATAATTGGATATGTGGGTAATTCCGAGGCTACGCCCGTGCTGCTCGACGGGCTCAAGCGCCTGGAGTATCGCGGCTATGATTCGGCCGGGATAGCCGTCATGGGTCCTCATGGTCTTCTGATACGCCGCGTGGAAGGTAAACTGGGGAGGCTGGAAGCTGCGCTGGCCAAGGAGCCCATGGTCGGCACCTCTGGCGTCGGCCACACTAGGTGGGCTACGCACGGAAGGCCCTCCGAGAACAACGCGCATCCGCATCGCTCGGGCGACATCGTCGTGGTCCACAACGGCATCATAGAGAACTTCGCGGAGCTCAAGCGCTTCCTCATAGCGGAGGGTTACAAATTCTCCTCCGAGACGGACACCGAGGTGATCTGTCATCTCATAGAGCACTATTGCCGCAGGGGTCAGCGGACGCTCGATGCGCTGTCGAGCGCGCGCGCAAGGCTCAAGGGATCGTACGCGGTGGTGGTGATGAGCGTGAAGGAGCCGGACGTGCTCTACGTGGCGAAAAGCGGCAGCCCTCTGGTGGTGGGCGAGGGCGATGGCGAGAGGTTCGTGGCCTCCGACATCCCGGCGCTGCTTCCCTATACCAAGGACATGATCTTTCTGGAGGACGGCGACACTGCGGTGATCACCTCTTCGAGGATCAAGATCCTCGACGGCGGCGGGCGCGACATCTCAAGAACTCCCCAGCGCATTCCCTGGAACCCCCTCATGGCGGAAAAGGGCGGGTACAAGCACTTCATGCTCAAGGAGATATTCGAGCAGCCGCAGGTGATGCAGGATGCACTCGCCGGCCGTGTCGACCGCGACCTCGGCAGGGTCACGCTCGAAGAGGTGGATGCGCTCTTCGACGGGGACCGCCCGCGCTTTGACCGAATAGCGATCGTGGCCTGCGGGACCTCTTTTCACGCAGGCATGATCGGCAAATATCTGATCGAATCCCTCGCGAAGATGCCGGTCGCCATAGACCTCGCTTCAGAGTTCAGGTACCGCGAGCCGCTGTTGGACGAGCGCACGCTGGTGATCTCGATATCGCAGTCGGGCGAGACGGCCGACACGCTGGCCGCGCAGAAGATGTCACGCGAGTTCGGCACCTCGGTCCTGGGCATCTGCAACGTGGTGGGCAGCTCGATCGCGCGCTCCGCCGACGCGACGCTCTACACGCACGCCGGTCCGGAGATAGGGGTTGCCTCCACCAAGGCCTTCACCGCGCAGCTCTCCGCGCTTAATCTCTTCGCGCTCTATCTCGCGCAGAAACGCGGGACGATCGACGCGGCGAAGGAGGCAAGACTGGTGGAGGAGATGACCCAGCTCCCCCGCTTCATGCAGGGGGTGTTGGCGCAGGCCGAAGAGATGCGCGCCATCGCCGAGAGCCTATCGTACTCGTCGCACGTGCTCTACATAGGCCGCGGTACGAACTACCCGATTGCGCTCGAGGGCGCGCTTAAACTCAAGGAGATATCGTACATGCATGCGGAGGGTTTCGCCGCGGGCGAGCTCAAACACGGCCCGATCGCGCTCATAGACCACGGCGTTCCGGTCATAGCCATCGCGCCCCAGGACTGCATGCGCGATAAGGTCCTCTCCAACATAGAGGAGGTCAGGGCCAGGGGGGCAACGGTGATAGCGGTGGGCCACAAAGAAGACGCCGAGCTCGCGGAAAAATCGAGCCACCTGATCGCGATACCGAAGGCCAGTTGGCAGGCGACCCCGATGCTCACCGCGCT
This DNA window, taken from bacterium, encodes the following:
- the glmS gene encoding glutamine--fructose-6-phosphate transaminase (isomerizing), whose amino-acid sequence is MCGIIGYVGNSEATPVLLDGLKRLEYRGYDSAGIAVMGPHGLLIRRVEGKLGRLEAALAKEPMVGTSGVGHTRWATHGRPSENNAHPHRSGDIVVVHNGIIENFAELKRFLIAEGYKFSSETDTEVICHLIEHYCRRGQRTLDALSSARARLKGSYAVVVMSVKEPDVLYVAKSGSPLVVGEGDGERFVASDIPALLPYTKDMIFLEDGDTAVITSSRIKILDGGGRDISRTPQRIPWNPLMAEKGGYKHFMLKEIFEQPQVMQDALAGRVDRDLGRVTLEEVDALFDGDRPRFDRIAIVACGTSFHAGMIGKYLIESLAKMPVAIDLASEFRYREPLLDERTLVISISQSGETADTLAAQKMSREFGTSVLGICNVVGSSIARSADATLYTHAGPEIGVASTKAFTAQLSALNLFALYLAQKRGTIDAAKEARLVEEMTQLPRFMQGVLAQAEEMRAIAESLSYSSHVLYIGRGTNYPIALEGALKLKEISYMHAEGFAAGELKHGPIALIDHGVPVIAIAPQDCMRDKVLSNIEEVRARGATVIAVGHKEDAELAEKSSHLIAIPKASWQATPMLTALPMQLIAYYAADHKGTDVDQPRNLAKSVTVE